The following are encoded together in the Phyllopteryx taeniolatus isolate TA_2022b chromosome 21, UOR_Ptae_1.2, whole genome shotgun sequence genome:
- the rfx5 gene encoding DNA-binding protein RFX5 isoform X1, whose amino-acid sequence MLEEQHHRPGGEEGDADAADGDTEPSMLLQKLKTNISKSVQTKVDQILQDVQRFSDNDKLYLYLQLPSGLGGGDKRSDSAPPPARIPQNVYLELCVCVCVCSGGGDGLFNTSEQLHTCNWIRSHLEEHSDTCLPKQDVYETYKRYCENLEHRPLSAANFGKIIRDIFPNIKARRLGGRGQSKYCYSGIRRKTVLNIPLLPNLDLKNDPAELTELVQTYKQEVTEAACKLICDWAQKILKHSFDTVVEIARYLIQEHIVNPRCSQAEVLASAALAGGHAKPHKVIKKTPLASKCEGDTPTDLKFPQRDCGDPASTTTLKMSAADKNMPSTKSLSLEAPPSPAVTSLRPAVEAYMKQLPRILPRSSLPEKTPLSVRSSPPSLAPKDASGAGAASGTGGPAAAAASGGGVKVIAMATLPQQQGGPLPLMIVPQGCLSYEREKVTPPASVLQKVREGKRPLEATVGTLSGGMATPPVKRKRGRPRKPRPDDSLPPPALPTQPPPHGPIITSVTGGVIQKASSSASQSVLELVIQEPPGLLLSALPTAPDAAQRGQPGSGGVVVQCQPGGGGPPEPERHARPVLLFQSAGNAGWELAPSGRTPMVEVIQKAPRPNNNNNKNNNNPPLAAPRLQRESGEVEIMLMPMDVNPPPSSSSSSSVVRKEEEPADSP is encoded by the exons ATGTTGGAGGAGCAGCACCATCGCCCTGGCGGCGAGGAGGGCGACGCGGACGCGGCCGATGGCGACACCGAGCCCAGCATGCTGCTGCAGAAGCTCAAGACCAACATCTC GAAGAGTGTTCAGACCAAAGTGGACCAGATCCTG CAAGATGTTCAACGCTTCTCCGACAACGACAAGCTGTACCTGTACCTCCAGCTGCCCTCGGGCCTCGGGGGCGGCGACAAAAGGTCTGACTcagccccgcctcctgcccgcataCCCCAAAATGTGTACCTtgaactctgtgtgtgtgtgtgtgtgtgtagtggcGGAGGTGACGGTTTGTTCAACACGTCGGAACAGCTTCACACGTGCAATTGGATCCGGAGTCACTTGGAGGAGCACTCGGACACGTGTCTGCCCAAGCAGGATGTCTACGAAACCTACAA GCGCTACTGTGAGAACCTGGAGCATCGTCCGCTGAGCGCCGCCAACTTTGGGAAAATCATCCGAGACATTTTCCCCAACATTAAAGCCCGACGGCTCGGAGGAAGAGGACAGTCCAA GTACTGCTACAGCGGAATCCGGAGGAAGACCGTCCTCAACATCCCGCTGCTGCCCAACCTCGACCTCAAGAACGACCCC GCGGAGTTGACGGAGTTGGTGCAGACGTACAAGCAGGAAGTGACGGAGGCGGCCTGCAAGCTGATCTGCGATTGGGCGCAAAAGATCCTGAAGCATTCGTTCGACACGGTGGTGGAGATCGCTCGCTACCTGATCCAGGAACACATCGTCAACCCGCGATGCAGCCAAGCCGAGGTGCTGGCGTCGGCGGCACTAGCAG gAGGTCACGCCAAGCCACACAAGGTCATCAAGAAAACCCCGCTGGCATCCAAATGCGAGGGCGACACCCCCACAGACCTCAAG TTTCCTCAGAGGGACTGCGGAGACCCGGCCTCCACGACCACTTTGAAGATGTCCGCCGCGGACAAGAACATGCCCTCCACCAAATCGCTGTCGCTGGAGGCTCCGCCCTCTCCCGCTGTCACCTCTCTGCGGCCTGCG GTGGAGGCGTACATGAAGCAGCTTCCCAGAATCCTCCCTCGCAGCTCCCTCCCGGAAAAGACGCCGCTGTCGGTGCGCTCGTCGCCGCCTTCCCTGGCGCCCAAAGACGCTTCCGGTGCGGGCGCGGCCTCTGGGACCGGCggcccggcggcggcggcagcgagCGGCGGCGGCGTGAAGGTGATCGCCATGGCGACGCTGCCCCAGCAGCAGGGCGGGCCGCTACCCCTCATGATCGTCCCACAGGGGTGTTTGTCCTACGAACGGGAGAAAGTGACGCCGCCGGCGTCGGTTCTCCAGAAAGTTCGAGAGGGCAAACGCCCCCTAGAGGCCACGGTGGGGACTTTGTCGGGCGGTATGGCGACTCCTCCGGTCAAACGAAAACGCGGAAGACCGAGGAAACCTCGCCCGGACGACTCGTTGCCTCCGCCCGCCCTGCCCACTCAGCCGCCGCCCCACGGCCCCATCATCACCTCGGTGACGGGTGGCGTCATCCAGAAGGCGTCttcgtctgcctcgcagtcggTGCTGGAGCTGGTGATCCAGGAGCCGCCGGGCCTGCTTCTGAGCGCTCTCCCCACGGCGCCGGACGCCGCCCAGCGCGGCCAGCCAGGCAGCGGCGGCGTCGTGGTGCAGTGCCAGCCGGGTGGTGGCGGCCCTCCCGAGCCCGAACGCCACGCCCGCCCGGTGCTGCTCTTCCAGAGTGCCGGGAACGCCGGGTGGGAGCTGGCGCCGTCGGGTCGCACGCCCATGGTGGAGGTCATCCAGAAGGCGCCCagacccaacaacaacaacaacaaaaacaacaacaatcctcCTCTTGCAGCTCCCAGATTGCAACGCGAGTCCGGCGAAGTGGAAATCATGCTGATGCCGATGGACGTCAACCCACcaccttcttcctcttcttcttcttctgttgtcAGAAAGGAGGAGGAGCCAGCGGACAGCCCCTAA
- the rfx5 gene encoding DNA-binding protein RFX5 isoform X3 codes for MLEEQHHRPGGEEGDADAADGDTEPSMLLQKLKTNISKSVQTKVDQILQDVQRFSDNDKLYLYLQLPSGLGGGDKSGGGDGLFNTSEQLHTCNWIRSHLEEHSDTCLPKQDVYETYKRYCENLEHRPLSAANFGKIIRDIFPNIKARRLGGRGQSKYCYSGIRRKTVLNIPLLPNLDLKNDPAELTELVQTYKQEVTEAACKLICDWAQKILKHSFDTVVEIARYLIQEHIVNPRCSQAEVLASAALAGGHAKPHKVIKKTPLASKCEGDTPTDLKFPQRDCGDPASTTTLKMSAADKNMPSTKSLSLEAPPSPAVTSLRPAVEAYMKQLPRILPRSSLPEKTPLSVRSSPPSLAPKDASGAGAASGTGGPAAAAASGGGVKVIAMATLPQQQGGPLPLMIVPQGCLSYEREKVTPPASVLQKVREGKRPLEATVGTLSGGMATPPVKRKRGRPRKPRPDDSLPPPALPTQPPPHGPIITSVTGGVIQKASSSASQSVLELVIQEPPGLLLSALPTAPDAAQRGQPGSGGVVVQCQPGGGGPPEPERHARPVLLFQSAGNAGWELAPSGRTPMVEVIQKAPRPNNNNNKNNNNPPLAAPRLQRESGEVEIMLMPMDVNPPPSSSSSSSVVRKEEEPADSP; via the exons ATGTTGGAGGAGCAGCACCATCGCCCTGGCGGCGAGGAGGGCGACGCGGACGCGGCCGATGGCGACACCGAGCCCAGCATGCTGCTGCAGAAGCTCAAGACCAACATCTC GAAGAGTGTTCAGACCAAAGTGGACCAGATCCTG CAAGATGTTCAACGCTTCTCCGACAACGACAAGCTGTACCTGTACCTCCAGCTGCCCTCGGGCCTCGGGGGCGGCGACAAAAG tggcGGAGGTGACGGTTTGTTCAACACGTCGGAACAGCTTCACACGTGCAATTGGATCCGGAGTCACTTGGAGGAGCACTCGGACACGTGTCTGCCCAAGCAGGATGTCTACGAAACCTACAA GCGCTACTGTGAGAACCTGGAGCATCGTCCGCTGAGCGCCGCCAACTTTGGGAAAATCATCCGAGACATTTTCCCCAACATTAAAGCCCGACGGCTCGGAGGAAGAGGACAGTCCAA GTACTGCTACAGCGGAATCCGGAGGAAGACCGTCCTCAACATCCCGCTGCTGCCCAACCTCGACCTCAAGAACGACCCC GCGGAGTTGACGGAGTTGGTGCAGACGTACAAGCAGGAAGTGACGGAGGCGGCCTGCAAGCTGATCTGCGATTGGGCGCAAAAGATCCTGAAGCATTCGTTCGACACGGTGGTGGAGATCGCTCGCTACCTGATCCAGGAACACATCGTCAACCCGCGATGCAGCCAAGCCGAGGTGCTGGCGTCGGCGGCACTAGCAG gAGGTCACGCCAAGCCACACAAGGTCATCAAGAAAACCCCGCTGGCATCCAAATGCGAGGGCGACACCCCCACAGACCTCAAG TTTCCTCAGAGGGACTGCGGAGACCCGGCCTCCACGACCACTTTGAAGATGTCCGCCGCGGACAAGAACATGCCCTCCACCAAATCGCTGTCGCTGGAGGCTCCGCCCTCTCCCGCTGTCACCTCTCTGCGGCCTGCG GTGGAGGCGTACATGAAGCAGCTTCCCAGAATCCTCCCTCGCAGCTCCCTCCCGGAAAAGACGCCGCTGTCGGTGCGCTCGTCGCCGCCTTCCCTGGCGCCCAAAGACGCTTCCGGTGCGGGCGCGGCCTCTGGGACCGGCggcccggcggcggcggcagcgagCGGCGGCGGCGTGAAGGTGATCGCCATGGCGACGCTGCCCCAGCAGCAGGGCGGGCCGCTACCCCTCATGATCGTCCCACAGGGGTGTTTGTCCTACGAACGGGAGAAAGTGACGCCGCCGGCGTCGGTTCTCCAGAAAGTTCGAGAGGGCAAACGCCCCCTAGAGGCCACGGTGGGGACTTTGTCGGGCGGTATGGCGACTCCTCCGGTCAAACGAAAACGCGGAAGACCGAGGAAACCTCGCCCGGACGACTCGTTGCCTCCGCCCGCCCTGCCCACTCAGCCGCCGCCCCACGGCCCCATCATCACCTCGGTGACGGGTGGCGTCATCCAGAAGGCGTCttcgtctgcctcgcagtcggTGCTGGAGCTGGTGATCCAGGAGCCGCCGGGCCTGCTTCTGAGCGCTCTCCCCACGGCGCCGGACGCCGCCCAGCGCGGCCAGCCAGGCAGCGGCGGCGTCGTGGTGCAGTGCCAGCCGGGTGGTGGCGGCCCTCCCGAGCCCGAACGCCACGCCCGCCCGGTGCTGCTCTTCCAGAGTGCCGGGAACGCCGGGTGGGAGCTGGCGCCGTCGGGTCGCACGCCCATGGTGGAGGTCATCCAGAAGGCGCCCagacccaacaacaacaacaacaaaaacaacaacaatcctcCTCTTGCAGCTCCCAGATTGCAACGCGAGTCCGGCGAAGTGGAAATCATGCTGATGCCGATGGACGTCAACCCACcaccttcttcctcttcttcttcttctgttgtcAGAAAGGAGGAGGAGCCAGCGGACAGCCCCTAA
- the rfx5 gene encoding DNA-binding protein RFX5 isoform X2, which produces MLEEQHHRPGGEEGDADAADGDTEPSMLLQKLKTNISKSVQTKVDQILQDVQRFSDNDKLYLYLQLPSGLGGGDKRSDSAPPPARIPQNVYLELCVCVCVCSGGGDGLFNTSEQLHTCNWIRSHLEEHSDTCLPKQDVYETYKRYCENLEHRPLSAANFGKIIRDIFPNIKARRLGGRGQSKYCYSGIRRKTVLNIPLLPNLDLKNDPAELTELVQTYKQEVTEAACKLICDWAQKILKHSFDTVVEIARYLIQEHIVNPRCSQAEVLASAALAGGHAKPHKVIKKTPLASKCEGDTPTDLKRDCGDPASTTTLKMSAADKNMPSTKSLSLEAPPSPAVTSLRPAVEAYMKQLPRILPRSSLPEKTPLSVRSSPPSLAPKDASGAGAASGTGGPAAAAASGGGVKVIAMATLPQQQGGPLPLMIVPQGCLSYEREKVTPPASVLQKVREGKRPLEATVGTLSGGMATPPVKRKRGRPRKPRPDDSLPPPALPTQPPPHGPIITSVTGGVIQKASSSASQSVLELVIQEPPGLLLSALPTAPDAAQRGQPGSGGVVVQCQPGGGGPPEPERHARPVLLFQSAGNAGWELAPSGRTPMVEVIQKAPRPNNNNNKNNNNPPLAAPRLQRESGEVEIMLMPMDVNPPPSSSSSSSVVRKEEEPADSP; this is translated from the exons ATGTTGGAGGAGCAGCACCATCGCCCTGGCGGCGAGGAGGGCGACGCGGACGCGGCCGATGGCGACACCGAGCCCAGCATGCTGCTGCAGAAGCTCAAGACCAACATCTC GAAGAGTGTTCAGACCAAAGTGGACCAGATCCTG CAAGATGTTCAACGCTTCTCCGACAACGACAAGCTGTACCTGTACCTCCAGCTGCCCTCGGGCCTCGGGGGCGGCGACAAAAGGTCTGACTcagccccgcctcctgcccgcataCCCCAAAATGTGTACCTtgaactctgtgtgtgtgtgtgtgtgtgtagtggcGGAGGTGACGGTTTGTTCAACACGTCGGAACAGCTTCACACGTGCAATTGGATCCGGAGTCACTTGGAGGAGCACTCGGACACGTGTCTGCCCAAGCAGGATGTCTACGAAACCTACAA GCGCTACTGTGAGAACCTGGAGCATCGTCCGCTGAGCGCCGCCAACTTTGGGAAAATCATCCGAGACATTTTCCCCAACATTAAAGCCCGACGGCTCGGAGGAAGAGGACAGTCCAA GTACTGCTACAGCGGAATCCGGAGGAAGACCGTCCTCAACATCCCGCTGCTGCCCAACCTCGACCTCAAGAACGACCCC GCGGAGTTGACGGAGTTGGTGCAGACGTACAAGCAGGAAGTGACGGAGGCGGCCTGCAAGCTGATCTGCGATTGGGCGCAAAAGATCCTGAAGCATTCGTTCGACACGGTGGTGGAGATCGCTCGCTACCTGATCCAGGAACACATCGTCAACCCGCGATGCAGCCAAGCCGAGGTGCTGGCGTCGGCGGCACTAGCAG gAGGTCACGCCAAGCCACACAAGGTCATCAAGAAAACCCCGCTGGCATCCAAATGCGAGGGCGACACCCCCACAGACCTCAAG AGGGACTGCGGAGACCCGGCCTCCACGACCACTTTGAAGATGTCCGCCGCGGACAAGAACATGCCCTCCACCAAATCGCTGTCGCTGGAGGCTCCGCCCTCTCCCGCTGTCACCTCTCTGCGGCCTGCG GTGGAGGCGTACATGAAGCAGCTTCCCAGAATCCTCCCTCGCAGCTCCCTCCCGGAAAAGACGCCGCTGTCGGTGCGCTCGTCGCCGCCTTCCCTGGCGCCCAAAGACGCTTCCGGTGCGGGCGCGGCCTCTGGGACCGGCggcccggcggcggcggcagcgagCGGCGGCGGCGTGAAGGTGATCGCCATGGCGACGCTGCCCCAGCAGCAGGGCGGGCCGCTACCCCTCATGATCGTCCCACAGGGGTGTTTGTCCTACGAACGGGAGAAAGTGACGCCGCCGGCGTCGGTTCTCCAGAAAGTTCGAGAGGGCAAACGCCCCCTAGAGGCCACGGTGGGGACTTTGTCGGGCGGTATGGCGACTCCTCCGGTCAAACGAAAACGCGGAAGACCGAGGAAACCTCGCCCGGACGACTCGTTGCCTCCGCCCGCCCTGCCCACTCAGCCGCCGCCCCACGGCCCCATCATCACCTCGGTGACGGGTGGCGTCATCCAGAAGGCGTCttcgtctgcctcgcagtcggTGCTGGAGCTGGTGATCCAGGAGCCGCCGGGCCTGCTTCTGAGCGCTCTCCCCACGGCGCCGGACGCCGCCCAGCGCGGCCAGCCAGGCAGCGGCGGCGTCGTGGTGCAGTGCCAGCCGGGTGGTGGCGGCCCTCCCGAGCCCGAACGCCACGCCCGCCCGGTGCTGCTCTTCCAGAGTGCCGGGAACGCCGGGTGGGAGCTGGCGCCGTCGGGTCGCACGCCCATGGTGGAGGTCATCCAGAAGGCGCCCagacccaacaacaacaacaacaaaaacaacaacaatcctcCTCTTGCAGCTCCCAGATTGCAACGCGAGTCCGGCGAAGTGGAAATCATGCTGATGCCGATGGACGTCAACCCACcaccttcttcctcttcttcttcttctgttgtcAGAAAGGAGGAGGAGCCAGCGGACAGCCCCTAA
- the rfx5 gene encoding DNA-binding protein RFX5 isoform X4: MLEEQHHRPGGEEGDADAADGDTEPSMLLQKLKTNISKSVQTKVDQILQDVQRFSDNDKLYLYLQLPSGLGGGDKSGGGDGLFNTSEQLHTCNWIRSHLEEHSDTCLPKQDVYETYKRYCENLEHRPLSAANFGKIIRDIFPNIKARRLGGRGQSKYCYSGIRRKTVLNIPLLPNLDLKNDPAELTELVQTYKQEVTEAACKLICDWAQKILKHSFDTVVEIARYLIQEHIVNPRCSQAEVLASAALAGGHAKPHKVIKKTPLASKCEGDTPTDLKRDCGDPASTTTLKMSAADKNMPSTKSLSLEAPPSPAVTSLRPAVEAYMKQLPRILPRSSLPEKTPLSVRSSPPSLAPKDASGAGAASGTGGPAAAAASGGGVKVIAMATLPQQQGGPLPLMIVPQGCLSYEREKVTPPASVLQKVREGKRPLEATVGTLSGGMATPPVKRKRGRPRKPRPDDSLPPPALPTQPPPHGPIITSVTGGVIQKASSSASQSVLELVIQEPPGLLLSALPTAPDAAQRGQPGSGGVVVQCQPGGGGPPEPERHARPVLLFQSAGNAGWELAPSGRTPMVEVIQKAPRPNNNNNKNNNNPPLAAPRLQRESGEVEIMLMPMDVNPPPSSSSSSSVVRKEEEPADSP, encoded by the exons ATGTTGGAGGAGCAGCACCATCGCCCTGGCGGCGAGGAGGGCGACGCGGACGCGGCCGATGGCGACACCGAGCCCAGCATGCTGCTGCAGAAGCTCAAGACCAACATCTC GAAGAGTGTTCAGACCAAAGTGGACCAGATCCTG CAAGATGTTCAACGCTTCTCCGACAACGACAAGCTGTACCTGTACCTCCAGCTGCCCTCGGGCCTCGGGGGCGGCGACAAAAG tggcGGAGGTGACGGTTTGTTCAACACGTCGGAACAGCTTCACACGTGCAATTGGATCCGGAGTCACTTGGAGGAGCACTCGGACACGTGTCTGCCCAAGCAGGATGTCTACGAAACCTACAA GCGCTACTGTGAGAACCTGGAGCATCGTCCGCTGAGCGCCGCCAACTTTGGGAAAATCATCCGAGACATTTTCCCCAACATTAAAGCCCGACGGCTCGGAGGAAGAGGACAGTCCAA GTACTGCTACAGCGGAATCCGGAGGAAGACCGTCCTCAACATCCCGCTGCTGCCCAACCTCGACCTCAAGAACGACCCC GCGGAGTTGACGGAGTTGGTGCAGACGTACAAGCAGGAAGTGACGGAGGCGGCCTGCAAGCTGATCTGCGATTGGGCGCAAAAGATCCTGAAGCATTCGTTCGACACGGTGGTGGAGATCGCTCGCTACCTGATCCAGGAACACATCGTCAACCCGCGATGCAGCCAAGCCGAGGTGCTGGCGTCGGCGGCACTAGCAG gAGGTCACGCCAAGCCACACAAGGTCATCAAGAAAACCCCGCTGGCATCCAAATGCGAGGGCGACACCCCCACAGACCTCAAG AGGGACTGCGGAGACCCGGCCTCCACGACCACTTTGAAGATGTCCGCCGCGGACAAGAACATGCCCTCCACCAAATCGCTGTCGCTGGAGGCTCCGCCCTCTCCCGCTGTCACCTCTCTGCGGCCTGCG GTGGAGGCGTACATGAAGCAGCTTCCCAGAATCCTCCCTCGCAGCTCCCTCCCGGAAAAGACGCCGCTGTCGGTGCGCTCGTCGCCGCCTTCCCTGGCGCCCAAAGACGCTTCCGGTGCGGGCGCGGCCTCTGGGACCGGCggcccggcggcggcggcagcgagCGGCGGCGGCGTGAAGGTGATCGCCATGGCGACGCTGCCCCAGCAGCAGGGCGGGCCGCTACCCCTCATGATCGTCCCACAGGGGTGTTTGTCCTACGAACGGGAGAAAGTGACGCCGCCGGCGTCGGTTCTCCAGAAAGTTCGAGAGGGCAAACGCCCCCTAGAGGCCACGGTGGGGACTTTGTCGGGCGGTATGGCGACTCCTCCGGTCAAACGAAAACGCGGAAGACCGAGGAAACCTCGCCCGGACGACTCGTTGCCTCCGCCCGCCCTGCCCACTCAGCCGCCGCCCCACGGCCCCATCATCACCTCGGTGACGGGTGGCGTCATCCAGAAGGCGTCttcgtctgcctcgcagtcggTGCTGGAGCTGGTGATCCAGGAGCCGCCGGGCCTGCTTCTGAGCGCTCTCCCCACGGCGCCGGACGCCGCCCAGCGCGGCCAGCCAGGCAGCGGCGGCGTCGTGGTGCAGTGCCAGCCGGGTGGTGGCGGCCCTCCCGAGCCCGAACGCCACGCCCGCCCGGTGCTGCTCTTCCAGAGTGCCGGGAACGCCGGGTGGGAGCTGGCGCCGTCGGGTCGCACGCCCATGGTGGAGGTCATCCAGAAGGCGCCCagacccaacaacaacaacaacaaaaacaacaacaatcctcCTCTTGCAGCTCCCAGATTGCAACGCGAGTCCGGCGAAGTGGAAATCATGCTGATGCCGATGGACGTCAACCCACcaccttcttcctcttcttcttcttctgttgtcAGAAAGGAGGAGGAGCCAGCGGACAGCCCCTAA
- the psmb4 gene encoding proteasome subunit beta type-4 produces MAASGMNLNLWPNGPKPGDFYSFPGGSGVRESRTVGPVRHTLTPMVTGTSVLAVKFTGGVVMAADMLGSYGSLARFRNISRLMKVNNSTILGASGDYADYQYLKQVIEQMVIDEELLGDGHSYSPKAMHSWLTRVMYNRRSKMNPLWNTVVIGGFYNGQSFLGYVDKLGVAYEAPTVATGFGAFLAQPLMREALENKVEVSKQEARELVDRCLKVLYYRDARSYNRYEVAIVTEEGVEIVGPLSSETNWDIAHMVSGFE; encoded by the exons ATGGCGGCGAGTGGCATGAATCTCAATTTATGGCCAAATGGACCCAAACCGGGCGACTTTTACTCGTTCCCGGGCGGCAGCGGCGTCAGGGAGAGTCGGACTGTCGGTCCGGTTCGGCACACGCT GACCCCGATGGTGACCGGAACATCAGTGCTGGCGGTGAAATTCACGGGCGGCGTGGTCATGGCGGCCGACATGTTGGGGTCGTACGGCTCCCTGGCGAGGTTCCGGAATATCTCTCGACTCATGAAG GTGAACAACAGCACTATCCTGGGAGCTTCAGGCGACTACGCCGACTACCAGTACCTCAAGCAGGTCATCGAGCAGATGGT CATCGACGAGGAGCTGCTTGGGGACGGCCACAGCTACAGCCCCAAGGCCATGCACTCCTGGCTCACCAGGGTCATGTACAACCGCCGCAGTAAGATGAACCCTCTGTGGAACACCGTGGTCATCGGCGGCTTTTACAACGGACAGAG TTTCCTGGGTTACGTGGACAAGTTGGGCGTGGCCTACGAGGCCCCCACGGTGGCCACCGGCTTTGGTGCTTTCCTGGCTCAG CCTCTGATGCGGGAGGCTCTGGAGAACAAGGTGGAGGTGAGCAAACAGGAAGCCCGCGAGCTGGTGGACCGCTGCCTCAAAGTTCTCTACTACAGAGACGCTCGCTCCTACAACAgg tATGAGGTTGCCATAGTAACCGAGGAGGGCGTGGAGATCGTGGGCCCACTGTCTTCTGAAACCAACTGGGACATCGCTCACATGGTCAG CGGCTTCGAATGA
- the tmem65 gene encoding transmembrane protein 65: MFRLCSAAAVRLPRLQAGGAAHHFPRSPLGTHGRNEPREPLNSPKRAKEFIYRLQARERACLLKELQNFESIAIAQETVEPSPPSTAQIRYVLFHNTLPFIGFGFLDNAIMISAGTQIELSIGVTLGISTMAAAALGNLISDLAGLGLAGYVEALASKLGMQVPDLTPKQADMWQTRLSSHTGKAIGVFIGCILGMFPLLFISDDDDKKAKADKAEKAAPP; the protein is encoded by the exons ATGTTCCGCTTGTGTTCGGCGGCGGCGGTTCGGCTGCCGAGGCTCCAGGCTGGCGGAGCAGCTCACCACTTTCCGCGGAGTCCGCTCGGAACTCACGGCCGCAACGAGCCCAGGGAGCCGCTGAACTCGCCCAAGCGGGCCAAAGAGTTTATCTACCGCTTGCAAGCCCGCGAGAGGGCCTGTTTGCTCAAGGAGCTCCAGAACTTCGAGTCCATCGCCATCGCCCAAg agACTGTGGAACCCTCGCCACCCAGCACAGCTCAGATCAGATACG TTTTATTCCACAACACCCTTCCTTTCATCGGCTTTGGTTTCCTGGACAACGCCATCATGATCTCAGCT GGAACGCAGATTGAGCTTTCCATCGGAGTCACGCTGGGAATTTCCACCATGGCCG CCGCCGCCCTGGGGAACCTGATTTCCGACTTGGCGGGTCTGGG CTTGGCAGGTTACGTGGAGGCGCTGGCGTCCAAACTGGGCATGCAGGTCCCGGACCTGACGCCCAAGCAGGCCGACATGTGGCAGACCCGGCTCAGCTCGCACACG GGCAAAGCCATCGGCGTCTTCATCGGCTGCATTTTGGGGATGTTCCCGCTCTTGTTCATCAGCGATGACGACGACAAGAAGGCCAAGGCGGACAAAGCGGAGAAGGCGGCGCCACCCTGA